A genomic segment from Halobellus litoreus encodes:
- the lhgO gene encoding L-2-hydroxyglutarate oxidase, producing the protein MKKHDIIVVGAGCVGCSIARSLATASDLDIALVEKEHHLAQHQSGRNSGVLHPGFNYEPGSLKARFATEGTRRMKEYAAKNDVPIDECGVLVVAQSNAEEQRLEKLQEQAAENGVETEFLRGQDTIAEYEPHVSGQAALRAPGAASIDSQQYVYSLARDAEAAGVDIYTDTRVDEVVERSDSFHLSTSSGSLVGRYVVNAAGLYADKLAAKFGVGEGYQVVPFRGEYYEVVPEKRATCRSMIYPTPDPELPFLGVHYTRRTDNKVIVGPNAVLAFGREAYDNTNLNISELVETLGFRGFQRLISNRKMIQVAWDEMNKSYRKQKFVAAAQRLVPGVEATDLRPSFAGIRAQVVSSDGELVKNPLFKHGTDSTHVLNAVSPGLTCSLPFGDHIAESVLDRFDS; encoded by the coding sequence ATGAAAAAGCACGATATTATTGTTGTAGGCGCCGGCTGTGTCGGCTGCTCTATCGCCCGCTCGCTTGCGACAGCGTCCGACCTAGACATCGCCTTGGTCGAAAAAGAACATCACTTAGCTCAGCACCAATCGGGCCGGAACTCCGGCGTTCTTCACCCTGGATTCAATTACGAACCTGGATCGCTCAAGGCCAGATTTGCCACCGAGGGAACTCGACGGATGAAAGAATACGCTGCTAAGAACGATGTGCCAATCGACGAGTGCGGCGTACTCGTCGTCGCCCAGTCCAACGCCGAGGAGCAACGTCTCGAAAAACTGCAGGAACAGGCCGCGGAGAACGGTGTCGAGACCGAATTCCTCAGAGGACAGGACACTATTGCAGAGTACGAACCACACGTGTCTGGACAGGCGGCGCTGCGGGCACCGGGCGCTGCGTCCATCGACTCTCAGCAGTACGTCTACTCGCTCGCCCGGGATGCAGAGGCCGCTGGGGTTGACATCTACACCGACACCCGTGTCGACGAGGTTGTCGAAAGGTCGGACAGTTTCCACCTTTCGACGTCCAGCGGCAGCCTGGTCGGACGGTACGTGGTTAACGCCGCCGGCCTGTACGCTGATAAGCTTGCCGCAAAGTTCGGCGTGGGCGAAGGCTACCAAGTGGTTCCCTTCCGCGGAGAATACTACGAGGTCGTGCCGGAAAAGCGAGCCACCTGTCGGTCTATGATATACCCGACTCCGGACCCCGAACTACCCTTCCTAGGCGTTCACTACACGAGACGTACTGACAACAAAGTGATAGTCGGCCCTAACGCAGTGTTGGCCTTCGGGCGCGAAGCATACGACAATACCAACCTCAATATTTCGGAGCTGGTGGAAACGCTAGGTTTCCGGGGGTTTCAACGGTTGATATCGAATCGGAAGATGATCCAAGTTGCCTGGGACGAGATGAACAAGTCCTATCGCAAACAAAAGTTCGTTGCAGCCGCACAGCGGCTCGTGCCCGGAGTTGAAGCGACCGACCTACGGCCGAGCTTCGCGGGTATTCGTGCTCAAGTTGTCTCATCCGATGGCGAACTCGTGAAAAATCCCCTGTTCAAACACGGCACGGACTCGACGCACGTCCTAAATGCCGTCTCCCCTGGGCTAACCTGTTCGCTTCCCTTTGGCGACCACATTGCCGAGAGTGTGCTTGACCGTTTCGACTCCTAA